In Thunnus thynnus chromosome 4, fThuThy2.1, whole genome shotgun sequence, a genomic segment contains:
- the LOC137181102 gene encoding uncharacterized protein isoform X1 — MKVGRCLLTSPSFCSCLSQVSGRSLAHLSQRDALRILAASQHPITMQIKGQRGCGTEADRGTWEPLPLNLQHLNLPLPRMGTGLNASSPSYQDRHYYSHLSLPQDHCDGGRYSYLSSSPMDTVDIGHQDPELAGRRPKGQNCLMRCCNVNLEEPNGCHSQTDDDDFMLEKPLGFLPLHHELDSGLGWTDGSLHQGDLSGLETEEGGLDDCHSHGALAPGGCGGFGGGGSPSSESFISSELSDSGFYSVSTGEFRHFQRLLEKRMRLYNARLQHQGEPCERRERRDSCPKSHRELLEAIPEALTMQPQCQRLQLGMEEGAGPVMDHPPRGLFRVSSVQFHKADRPCLNRHSSSSGALFNPSHSHAAVSRMTGPVLSTCSTPSSHRRPLVPMQQHHHGSSSVGMLRRSRTLHHRPPPQEYRRRASHPASPSYCAATLHHCGGVVPHNVLPPGLPEEGELMASVMASHPAGLALSTQQHPTTLGHIRGANTHEHFYDNNPNIQLSHHDWWHSQQRNLMPEPLVTERDREIERELEQKRQMQKEKELEREAQIQEEMDRERQQELEKNRVREQQHLQSLVHPPQPGDVNDTWPKQACRQSQGGGGGRGLYSTLEGHTGAGSAAGWDAKKGHMNACSSPNPSCLQPKLHPSSKPNTTSRISRNQLLRDRASQLADERSGMSTDEETNTDMLMGRYWSRTERREHFLLAREQRQQQARGGMIRDAVRVGAVAGGGGASVGDRGVLDSRGGGAFAEGRCNTVLELSQRKLSRLRNRKMLDDWTTVEELLTHGTRLNTQEDMLCPSSLLTVTTV; from the exons ATGAAAGTAGGCAGGTGTTTGCTGACATCACCTTCCTTCTGTTCCTGCTTGTCTCAGGTGAGTGGGCGGAGTCTAGCACACCTGAGCCAGCGGGATGCACTGCGAATCCTGGCGGCCAGTCAGCATCCAATCACAATGCAGATCAAGGGTCAGAGGGGGTGTGGCACTGAGGCGGACAGGGGAACCTGGGAGCCTCTCCCCCTTAACCTGCAGCACCTCAACCTGCCCCTCCCACGGATGGGGACGGGGCTCAACGCGTCCAGCCCCTCCTACCAGGACAG ACATTATTACAGCCATCTGTCTCTGCCACAAGATCACTGTGATGGAGGACGGTACAGCTACCTGTCCAGCTCCCCAATGGACACTGTGGACATCGGCCACCAG GATCCAGAACTGGCTGGTCGTCGACCAAAGGGACAGAACTGCCTGATGAGATGTTGCAATGTCAACTTAGAAGAGCCTAATGGCTGCCACAGTCAG ACGGATGATGATGACTTCATGCTGGAGAAGCCTCTGGGCTTCCTGCCCCTCCACCACGAGCTGGACAGTGGTCTGGGCTGGACTGATGGCTCCCTCCACCAGGGGGACCTCTCAGGGCTGGAGACCGAGGAAGGAGGCCTGGATGACTGCCATTCACATGGGGCCCTTGCTCCAGGGGGTTGTGGGGGCTTCGGAGGCGGTGGCTCTCCTTCTTCTGAGTCGTTTATCTCTTCAGAGCTCAGTGACTCAGGCTTCTACAGTGTCAGCACCGGGGAGTTCAGGCACTTCCAGAGGCTGCTGGAGAAGCGAATGCGGCTGTACAATGCCAGGCTGCAACATCAGGGAGAACCCTGTGAGAGGCGAGAGCGGCGTGACAGCTGCCCCAAGAGTCACCGCGAGCTGTTGGAGGCCATCCCCGAGGCACTGACCATGCAGCCGCAGTGTCAGCGCCTTCAGCTTGGGATGGAGGAGGGTGCCGGGCCCGTCATGGACCACCCACCCCGTGGACTTTTCAG GGTGTCATCGGTCCAGTTCCATAAAGCCGATCGGCCCTGTCTGAATCGTCACAGCTCCAGCAGTGGAGCCCTCTTCAACCCTTCCCATTCCCACGCTGCAGTCTCACGAATGACAGGCCCAGTCCTCTCCACCTGCAGTACCCCCTCCAGCCACCGGAGACCACTAGTACCTATGCAGCAGCACCACCATGGCTCCAGCTCAGTGGGGATGCTGAGGAGAAGCCGAACACTGCACCATCGCCCTCCGCCGCAGGAGTACCGCCGCCGGGCCAGCCACCCAGCTTCCCCCTCCTACTGTGCAGCAACCCTGCACCACTGTGGAGGTGTTGTGCCACATAACGTCCTGCCACCAGGCCTGCCAGAGGAAGGTGAGCTAATGGCAAGTGTGATGGCTTCCCACCCAGCAGGCCTGGCCCTCTCAACCCAACAACACCCCACTACTCTGGGGCACATCAGGGGTGCTAACACCCATGAGCATTTCTATGACAACAACCCTAACATCCAGCTCAGTCACCATGACTGGTGGCACTCGCAACAAAGAAACTTGATGCCTGAGCCACTGGTGACAGAAAGGGACAGGGAGATTGAGAGGGAACTGGAACAAAAAAGGCAGATGCAAAAGGAGAAAGAGCTGGAGAGGGAGGCACAGATTCAGGAggagatggacagagagaggcagcaggagcTGGAGAAGAACCGagtcagagagcagcagcacctCCAAAGCCTGGTCCACCCTCCTCAGCCTGGGGACGTCAATGACACATGGCCCAAACAGGCCTGTCGTCAGTCCCAGGGCGGTGGGGGAGGTAGAGGTCTCTATAGCACCTTGGAGGGCCACACAGGTGCTGGCTCTGCTGCTGGATGGGATGCAAAGAAAGGACACATGAATGCGTGTTCAAGCCCCAATCCCTCTTGTCTGCAGCCAAAACTTCATCCCAGCTCAAAACCCAACACGACCTCACGAATCTCCAGGAACCAGCTCCTGAGAGACCGGGCATCTCAGCTGGCGGATGAACGCAGTGGGATGAGCACAGATGAGGAGACcaacactgacatgctgatggGTCGGTACTGGAGTCGAACAGAGAGGAGGGAACACTTTCTGTTGGCCCGAgagcagaggcagcagcaggcCAGAGGAGGTATGATACGAGACGCCGTCAGGGTAGGAGCAgttgcaggaggaggaggagcctcTGTTGGAGATAGAGGTGTGCTGGACAGCAGAGGAGGCGGTGCTTTTGCAGAAGGGCGGTGCAATACAGTCCTGGAGCTTAGTCAGAGGAAGCTGAGTCGTCTGAGGAATAGGAAGATGTTGGATGATTGGACGACAGTAGAAGAGCTGCTGACTCATGGTACCAGGCTAAACACCCAGGAGGACATGCTGTGTCCCAGCTCCTTGCTGACAGTCACCACCGTCTGA
- the LOC137181102 gene encoding uncharacterized protein isoform X2, giving the protein MGCWLSGPWMGDQTVSGRSLAHLSQRDALRILAASQHPITMQIKGQRGCGTEADRGTWEPLPLNLQHLNLPLPRMGTGLNASSPSYQDRHYYSHLSLPQDHCDGGRYSYLSSSPMDTVDIGHQDPELAGRRPKGQNCLMRCCNVNLEEPNGCHSQTDDDDFMLEKPLGFLPLHHELDSGLGWTDGSLHQGDLSGLETEEGGLDDCHSHGALAPGGCGGFGGGGSPSSESFISSELSDSGFYSVSTGEFRHFQRLLEKRMRLYNARLQHQGEPCERRERRDSCPKSHRELLEAIPEALTMQPQCQRLQLGMEEGAGPVMDHPPRGLFRVSSVQFHKADRPCLNRHSSSSGALFNPSHSHAAVSRMTGPVLSTCSTPSSHRRPLVPMQQHHHGSSSVGMLRRSRTLHHRPPPQEYRRRASHPASPSYCAATLHHCGGVVPHNVLPPGLPEEGELMASVMASHPAGLALSTQQHPTTLGHIRGANTHEHFYDNNPNIQLSHHDWWHSQQRNLMPEPLVTERDREIERELEQKRQMQKEKELEREAQIQEEMDRERQQELEKNRVREQQHLQSLVHPPQPGDVNDTWPKQACRQSQGGGGGRGLYSTLEGHTGAGSAAGWDAKKGHMNACSSPNPSCLQPKLHPSSKPNTTSRISRNQLLRDRASQLADERSGMSTDEETNTDMLMGRYWSRTERREHFLLAREQRQQQARGGMIRDAVRVGAVAGGGGASVGDRGVLDSRGGGAFAEGRCNTVLELSQRKLSRLRNRKMLDDWTTVEELLTHGTRLNTQEDMLCPSSLLTVTTV; this is encoded by the exons ATGGGCTGCTGGCTCTCTGGACCATGGATGGGCGACCAAACG GTGAGTGGGCGGAGTCTAGCACACCTGAGCCAGCGGGATGCACTGCGAATCCTGGCGGCCAGTCAGCATCCAATCACAATGCAGATCAAGGGTCAGAGGGGGTGTGGCACTGAGGCGGACAGGGGAACCTGGGAGCCTCTCCCCCTTAACCTGCAGCACCTCAACCTGCCCCTCCCACGGATGGGGACGGGGCTCAACGCGTCCAGCCCCTCCTACCAGGACAG ACATTATTACAGCCATCTGTCTCTGCCACAAGATCACTGTGATGGAGGACGGTACAGCTACCTGTCCAGCTCCCCAATGGACACTGTGGACATCGGCCACCAG GATCCAGAACTGGCTGGTCGTCGACCAAAGGGACAGAACTGCCTGATGAGATGTTGCAATGTCAACTTAGAAGAGCCTAATGGCTGCCACAGTCAG ACGGATGATGATGACTTCATGCTGGAGAAGCCTCTGGGCTTCCTGCCCCTCCACCACGAGCTGGACAGTGGTCTGGGCTGGACTGATGGCTCCCTCCACCAGGGGGACCTCTCAGGGCTGGAGACCGAGGAAGGAGGCCTGGATGACTGCCATTCACATGGGGCCCTTGCTCCAGGGGGTTGTGGGGGCTTCGGAGGCGGTGGCTCTCCTTCTTCTGAGTCGTTTATCTCTTCAGAGCTCAGTGACTCAGGCTTCTACAGTGTCAGCACCGGGGAGTTCAGGCACTTCCAGAGGCTGCTGGAGAAGCGAATGCGGCTGTACAATGCCAGGCTGCAACATCAGGGAGAACCCTGTGAGAGGCGAGAGCGGCGTGACAGCTGCCCCAAGAGTCACCGCGAGCTGTTGGAGGCCATCCCCGAGGCACTGACCATGCAGCCGCAGTGTCAGCGCCTTCAGCTTGGGATGGAGGAGGGTGCCGGGCCCGTCATGGACCACCCACCCCGTGGACTTTTCAG GGTGTCATCGGTCCAGTTCCATAAAGCCGATCGGCCCTGTCTGAATCGTCACAGCTCCAGCAGTGGAGCCCTCTTCAACCCTTCCCATTCCCACGCTGCAGTCTCACGAATGACAGGCCCAGTCCTCTCCACCTGCAGTACCCCCTCCAGCCACCGGAGACCACTAGTACCTATGCAGCAGCACCACCATGGCTCCAGCTCAGTGGGGATGCTGAGGAGAAGCCGAACACTGCACCATCGCCCTCCGCCGCAGGAGTACCGCCGCCGGGCCAGCCACCCAGCTTCCCCCTCCTACTGTGCAGCAACCCTGCACCACTGTGGAGGTGTTGTGCCACATAACGTCCTGCCACCAGGCCTGCCAGAGGAAGGTGAGCTAATGGCAAGTGTGATGGCTTCCCACCCAGCAGGCCTGGCCCTCTCAACCCAACAACACCCCACTACTCTGGGGCACATCAGGGGTGCTAACACCCATGAGCATTTCTATGACAACAACCCTAACATCCAGCTCAGTCACCATGACTGGTGGCACTCGCAACAAAGAAACTTGATGCCTGAGCCACTGGTGACAGAAAGGGACAGGGAGATTGAGAGGGAACTGGAACAAAAAAGGCAGATGCAAAAGGAGAAAGAGCTGGAGAGGGAGGCACAGATTCAGGAggagatggacagagagaggcagcaggagcTGGAGAAGAACCGagtcagagagcagcagcacctCCAAAGCCTGGTCCACCCTCCTCAGCCTGGGGACGTCAATGACACATGGCCCAAACAGGCCTGTCGTCAGTCCCAGGGCGGTGGGGGAGGTAGAGGTCTCTATAGCACCTTGGAGGGCCACACAGGTGCTGGCTCTGCTGCTGGATGGGATGCAAAGAAAGGACACATGAATGCGTGTTCAAGCCCCAATCCCTCTTGTCTGCAGCCAAAACTTCATCCCAGCTCAAAACCCAACACGACCTCACGAATCTCCAGGAACCAGCTCCTGAGAGACCGGGCATCTCAGCTGGCGGATGAACGCAGTGGGATGAGCACAGATGAGGAGACcaacactgacatgctgatggGTCGGTACTGGAGTCGAACAGAGAGGAGGGAACACTTTCTGTTGGCCCGAgagcagaggcagcagcaggcCAGAGGAGGTATGATACGAGACGCCGTCAGGGTAGGAGCAgttgcaggaggaggaggagcctcTGTTGGAGATAGAGGTGTGCTGGACAGCAGAGGAGGCGGTGCTTTTGCAGAAGGGCGGTGCAATACAGTCCTGGAGCTTAGTCAGAGGAAGCTGAGTCGTCTGAGGAATAGGAAGATGTTGGATGATTGGACGACAGTAGAAGAGCTGCTGACTCATGGTACCAGGCTAAACACCCAGGAGGACATGCTGTGTCCCAGCTCCTTGCTGACAGTCACCACCGTCTGA